One segment of Panicum virgatum strain AP13 chromosome 1K, P.virgatum_v5, whole genome shotgun sequence DNA contains the following:
- the LOC120705942 gene encoding uncharacterized protein LOC120705942: protein MDSGDYCPPLGNLTTTAIKRPRKRSNSICNTSAYNPVSSDPNENRQKRRKYILQKRLTHAGTYKTLFAPFQMLFYILLSRLIYLQPPFASPFASTFFHSCIIIIRLFIAVIRGAQGAQECGRFSQEYIDALKASYTGRSNYGAPDYECSFCHAIFWYRERSTYSSRGQNNIDYHLCCKQGKIQIPPYKNRLEPLSSLATFNGGTTSKKFLKNIWQYNCLFAFTSMGANIDRSVNDGRGPPVFKISGQVHHRIGSLLPPEGSPPKFLQLYIYDTANEVSNRLKALHSDDGSASSLDPSIIQNLTAMLDQHNPFAKKFRMARDRLEQNCDDEFVIRIVGAQEGDPVQYNLPTTDQISPLKHLNGTSLSKQNLAIQGIYHLFILHTCPCSIHCCFLSGSVASRLVFFIVV, encoded by the exons ATGGACAGTGGGGATTATTGTCCTCCTTTAG GAAACCTAACAACTACGGCAATCAAACGGCCACGAAAGCGTTCTAACTCTATCT GTAACACTTCTGCATATAATCCTGTCAGCTCAGACCCTAATGAGAATCGTCAAAAACGCAGAAAATACATACTTCAAAAAAGACTAACCCATGCAGGTACATATAAAACCCTCTTTGCCCCCTTCCAAATGTTATTTTACATCTTACTATCACGTTTAATTTACCTTCAACCCCCTTTCGCATCACCCTTCGCCTCCACTTTCTTTCACTCTTGCATTATTATCATCCGTTTGTTCATAGCTGTTATCCGCGgcgctcaaggagctcaggaaTGTGGTCGTTTTTCCCAAGAATACATAGATGCTTTGAAAG CATCCTACACTGGAAGATCTAATTACGGTGCTCCGGACTATGAGTGTTCCTTTTGCCATGCCATATTCTGGTATCGGGAGAGATCGACATATTCTTCACGTGGTCAAAACAATATTGACTACCATTTATGCTGCAAGCAGGGAAAAATACAGATCCCTCCATACAAAAATAGGCTAGAGCCTCTATCATCTTTGGCCACTTTCAATGGTGGCACCACATCTAAGAAATTCTTGAAAAATATATGGCAGTACAACTGCCTCTTTGCTTTCACATCTATGGGTGCAAACATTGACAGATCAGTAAACGATGGCAGAGGTCCTCCTGTTTTTAAAATCAGTGGCCAAGTACACCATCGAATAGGCTCATTGCTGCCTCCTGAAGGTAGCCCACCTAAATTCCTTCAACTTTATATTTATGATACTGCTAATGAAGTCTCAAATCGGCTGAAAGCATTGCATTCAGATGATGGCTCTGCTTCATCTCTTGATCCTTCCATTATACAGAATCTTACTGCTATGCTAGATCAGCATAATCCTTTTGCTAAGAAATTCCGAATGGCAAGGGACAGACTTGAACAGAATTGTGATGACGAATTTGTTATAAGAATTGTTGGTGCTCAGGAAGGAGATCCTGTTCAATACAATTTGCCTACAACTGATCAGATTTCTCCCTTGAAACATTTAAACGGGACATCATTATCCAAACAAAATCTGGCAATCCAAGGCATATATCATCTCTTCATCCTGCATACATGCCCCTGCAGTATCCATTGCTGTTTCCTTTCGGGGAGCGTGGCTTCCAGGTTGGTATTCTTTATAGTGGTTTAG